Proteins encoded together in one Telopea speciosissima isolate NSW1024214 ecotype Mountain lineage chromosome 6, Tspe_v1, whole genome shotgun sequence window:
- the LOC122666246 gene encoding pentatricopeptide repeat-containing protein At4g19890, producing MKILLCDHGAMVVLSFRYLCLQPLFRRYLRGSSCPKGKNGFYLPFLTRQFSDSTTNNGHKPVHSWPQYPQTSLPCIEEFKDTQDLSRASTIPSQTGVSTICFRVREAYHQQGQRRATSTPLPLKIDESLLTHEQALTVVASVADTDGSMVALSFFYWAISLSKFRYFMRLYITTAASLIHLGNSERAHEVMRCMVKSFAEVGKLKEAVDMVIELQNQGLPPNVHTLNFILRIAVELGQTELAENVFVEMCKRGVSPNSCSFKSIIVAYCRIGKVTEVEKWLRDMMAAGFAIDNVTCTLVIDAFCNKGDANRVYGLLQKMHEVGFAVNVINYTALINGLCKRGSIKQAFEVLEQMGRKGCRPNVYTHTALIDGLCKKGWIEKAFRLFLKLIRSNNYKPNVHTYTAMIGGYCKEKKLNRAEMLLTRMQEQGLVPNTNTFTTLVDGHCKVGNVVRAYELLDKMVKENCSPNISTYNAIIDGLYKKGRVQEAQTLLQTGYEYGLQADKVTYTILISEHCRRAEHNQALGLFNKMVKAGLLADIHTYTTLIAVFCRQRRMKDSERLFEEAIGLGLVPSKQTYTSMISGYCRGRNASSGLKVFQKMTEYGCPADSITYVALISGLCKESKLEEAHKLYNAMVDKGFSPCEVTRLTLAYEYCKKDETATVMAILDKLDKKSWIRTVNTLIRKLCSEKMVDMAASFFHRLLDKDQNVDRITCVAFMTACYDNNKYSVASEVTKRISEANS from the coding sequence ATGAAGATTCTGTTGTGCGATCATGGTGCCATGGTAGTTCTTTCTTTTCGTTATCTCTGCCTTCAGCCCTTATTTCGTCGTTATCTTCGTGGTTCTTCCtgcccaaaaggaaaaaatggctTTTATCTTCCATTTCTCACTCGTCAATTTAGCGATTCAACAACAAACAATGGCCATAAACCTGTTCATTCATGGCCTCAATATCCTCAAACTTCACTTCCCTGCATCGAGGAATTCAAAGATACTCAGGATCTTTCACGGGCTTCAACTATTCCATCCCAAACTGGAGTTAGTACAATCTGCTTTCGTGTTCGTGAAGCTTATCATCAACAAGGCCAGAGAAGAGCAACGTCTACTCCATTGCCTCTAAAAATCGATGAATCTCTTTTGACCCACGAACAGGCTCTTACTGTTGTCGCCTCTGTCGCCGACACGGATGGTTCCATGGTGGCTTTGAGTTTCTTCTATTGGGCTATCAGCCTCTCGAAGTTTCGTTACTTCATGCGCTTATATATAACCACAGCTGCTTCATTGATCCATCTAGGCAATTCTGAGAGAGCCCACGAAGTCATGAGGTGTATGGTGAAAAGCTTTGCTGAAGTTGGGAAGTTGAAGGAAGCTGTCGACATGGTTATTGAGCTGCAAAACCAGGGCTTGCCTCCTAATGTTCACACCTTGAACTTTATCCTTAGGATTGCTGTGGAATTGGGCCAAACAGAACTTGCGGAGAACGTGTTTGTGGAAATGTGTAAGAGAGGTGTTTCTCCAAATTCTTGTAGTTTCAAGTCAATAATTGTAGCTTATTGCAGGATTGGTAAAGTCACTGAGGTGGAGAAGTGGTTAAGGGACATGATGGCTGCAGGCTTTGCCATAGATAATGTGACCTGTACCTTGGTCATTGATGCATTCTGCAACAAGGGCGATGCAAATAGGGTATATGGGCTCTTGCAGAAGATGCATGAGGTGGGGTTTGCTGTGAATGTGATCAATTATACAGCTTTGATTAATGGGTTGTGCAAGAGAGGCAGTATTAAACAAGCATTTGAAGTCTTGGAGCAGATGGGAAGAAAAGGTTGTAGGCCAAATGTCTATACTCACACAGCATTGATTGATGGGCTCTGCAAGAAAGGTTGGATAGAGAAGGCATTTAGGCTGTTTCTGAAGCTCATTCGGAGCAATAACTATAAACCGAATGTGCATACATACACTGCCATGATCGGTGGCTATTGTAAGGAGAAGAAGTTGAACCGGGCTGAGATGTTGTTGACTAGGATGCAAGAACAAGGATTGGTACCAAACACCAACACTTTTACAACTTTGGTTGATGGGCATTGCAAAGTAGGGAATGTTGTTCGGGCTTATGAGCTGCTAGATAAAATGGTTAAAGAAAATTGCTCTCCCAATATTAGTACATACAATGCAATTATCGATGGCCTCTACAAGAAGGGAAGAGTTCAGGAGGCACAAACGCTGCTTCAGACGGGCTATGAATATGGATTGCAAGCAGATAAAGTCACATATACCATCCTCATTAGCGAGCATTGCAGGCGGGCTGAACATAATCAGGCTTTGGGATTGTTCAACAAGATGGTAAAAGCAGGGCTCCTGGCTGATATTCATACTTACACCACATTAATTGCAGTATTTTGCCGGCAAAGAAGAATGAAAGATAGCGAGAGGCTATTTGAGGAAGCTATTGGACTTGGCTTGGTACCAAGCAAGCAAACTTACACATCTATGATCTCTGGGTACTGTAGAGGTAGAAATGCCAGCTCTGGGTTGAAAGTTTTTCAGAAGATGACTGAGTATGGGTGTCCCGCTGATTCCATCACTTATGTTGCTCTAATTAGTGGCCTTTGCAAGGAGTCCAAACTGGAGGAGGCTCACAAGCTTTATAATGCTATGGTAGATAAGGGATTTTCCCCTTGTGAAGTTACTCGCCTCACATTAGCTTATGAATATTGCAAGAAGGACGAGACTGCCACTGTTATGGCTATCTTGGACAAATTGGACAAGAAGTCATGGATTCGCACTGTCAATACTTTAATCAGAAAACTCTGTAGTGAGAAGATGGTGGACATGGCAGCATCATTCTTCCATAGATTGCTGGATAAAGACCAGAATGTGGACCGCATAACTTGTGTAGCCTTCATGACAGCTTGCTATGATAACAACAAGTATTCGGTTGCTTCTGAAGTGACTAAAAGGATTTCAGAAGCGAACAGTTAG